A region of the Oligoflexus sp. genome:
TAACCATCACCGCAGTCGGTTCCTTGCCGCGAGCCGGTATTGAAATCGAGAACCTGGGGGCTGGCGCGGAAAAACTCGCTGAAGGCGCAGTATCGGCTCTCAATGCCCCTGGTTTTGATCCAGGATCTCTCAGCAGCCTGACAGGTGAAGTCACCGGCTCCGCCATCCAAGGTTTAACCACGGCTGGACTCTCCGCCGAAAAAATCATCGAAGGCGGCGCGATTGAATCCATCATTTCCGGTGCGACATCGGGACTAAAAAAGACGGAAACATCAGCATCGGATGCCGTCCAGGCCCTTGGTTCCATCGCAGGATCCGCCGTAAGCGTCCTGTCGAAAGTAGGACTGACATCCCCCGAACTGCAAAAGGATGCCCTGGCAGCCGTTGTCAAATCCTCCATGAGCGGCGCGCAAACGCTGGCCGGCAACAGCGGCGAAACTCTGGCGAACACCATGTCCGCGGTGGCAAGCCAGGCGGTTCTTGCTCTGACCACAGGCGGTTTTGAAAGCAGTCAGATAGGAAGCGCCATCTCCACGATCGTGCAAACAGGTGTTTCGGAAATCTCAAAAAATGGCAACAGCAGTGCCAGCTCAGCCACAAATATTGCCTCAAAGCTCATCGAGGGCGCCCTTTCTGGAGCAGGAACTCTGATCCAAAGCGGAAGCCTCCCCAGTGATCAGATCGCTGACGTCGCACGCGCGGCCAGCCAGGGCGCTGTCGCCGGACTGCAGAGTCTTCAAACAGCGGGCATAGTCACAGGTGATGCCGTCTCTGTCTTCACCACATCCATCGTCAGCAGTGTCTCATCCGGCCTTGAAAAAAGCGGCACCGACGCCACGATCGTGGCTCAGGCTCAGACAGGCGCGACCACGGTCGTCGAAAGCGAAGAGGTTCAGGCCCAGATTGAGGCGAGTGCCGGCACAGCAGCGGCCGTGGCCACACCCACATTTTCCGTGCCGGCGGGTTCCTACGCGAGCGCTCTTTCCGTCGCTATCACAACGACCACGACCGGAGCAAGCATTCGCTATACCCTGGATGGTTCCACACCTTCCAGCACCAACGGCACGCTATACAGCAGCGCACTTGCCATCGGCAGCAGCAAAACATTAAAAGCCATCGCCTATAAAACCGGCTGGTCGAATTCTGACGTCGCCACTGGTTCCTATACGGTGAACATTCCCATTTTTGCCGCTGCCAGCACCTATGCCACAGGCCTGAATCCCGAAGGTCTTGCCGCCGGCGACTTGAACGGTGACGGCATCACAGATCTCGCGGTTGGACTTTATAACGGCAAAGGCGTCAGCTTTCTGCTCGGAAATGGCAACGGCACCTTCGCCGCGAAGCAGGATATTTCCAATTCACCCAATAGCGCGGGAACCTTTTCATCCATTCTCACCGCCTCCATCGCTGTCGGTGACATCAATGCCGATGGCAAAGCGGATGCCGTGTGGGGCGCCTGGGGTGATAACTTCCTGAGCGTTCTGACCAATACCACCCCCACGAATGCCACGACGCTGAGCTTTGCAAACAATCAGCCCACCGGCTATAATCCCGGCATTTCCGGCCCGCGTGGCGTTGGCATTACGGATGTGGATGCCGATGGTCTGAAAGATATTGTGATCGGCGAAGCCAACGGAAATCAACTGATCGTTTTTCTGAATCAAAGTGGAACGGTGGGAAGCTTCGTCAAATACGGCACGAACTGGTTATGGAATCCGGATAGCACTGTCTACACCGGCAATGCCCATCCCTGGATGGTGGCCGTTGCCGACTTCAATGCGGATGGCAAGCCTGATGTCGTCGGCGGTGGTGGCTTTGGTGGAATCTTCAGCGTTATGCTGAACGCCACGACGACTGTGGGATCCCCCTCCTTTCAAACGGCCAACCGCATCAATACCGGGACCGCTCTGAGCTGCAGTAACAACAGCACTGTCAGCGTCAGCGACTTCAATGGTGATGGCAGGCCCGATGTCGCCGCATCCTGTCCCACCGCGGGCACGGATAAAATCGCCATCTTTATCAATAGCACAGCCCCCAATGCCATCGCCGCATCCTTCACGGTCAGCAGCATCGATGCCGGCGATTCCCTTGTCGCCGTCACTTCCGGTGATGTCAATGCCGACGGCAAGGCCGACCTTGTCGCGGTCGCCAACACCAGTCCCAACGCTCTTTATGTTTTCCGCGGCAACGGCGATGGGACCTTTGCTGCGGCTGAAACCTACAGCATCGGCACCAGTACTGGCCCGGGGCGGGTTCTGCTCGTGGATGTGAATGCGGACAACCGACCTGATGTGGTGATCACGAATGGTTCCACCAACCAGGTCACGGTCTTTCTGAATCAGACGCCTTAAGGCATGGTTCCCGTCCACGCCCCGGCCACCGTGCGTTCACCCTGGGGCGTGATCAAGCCCCAGCTTCCTTCAAAGGCTGATTTATCGGAATTCAGTTTCCATTGAAACCAGCCTTTTTCTTTTTGCAGACTCCAAAGACCACTGATATATACCCCATGCGCAAACACAGAGGTCAATTCACCTGCCATCTCTTTTTTTCCAGCGCCTGTGAAGCGAAACAGACCGGAATCCCCCTTCAGCTGCACGCGTACCTTACTTCTTTTGCCTCCGTCCGGCAGAGTCATGGCACTGTCCCATACCCCAAGATCGTTTCGTGCTTTGATAATCGCCCGCCTTGCGATAAAGCCAATCGGCTCGTTCGGAGTCGAGAAGACCTGCTGCACATTCGTGATCTGAGCCAAAAGCCGCGGATCCTGATATTTCTTGTGAGCAAAGGCCAGCAGCTCGTCCTTATTGATCTTAAGATCCTTATGCTGGACCACGCAGGCAGGAAGCTCATCGGTCCCGAGGCAGCTGGCGGTGGCCAAAGGTCCCTTATAAACGCGGCCTGGTCCGCTGTTGCTGGTATCACGCGTCAGCTGAATATCAAGCGGGCGTCCGGTGATATCCTGGGGCAGACGGTACTGAAGCTTCGCATCATCCAGCTGAAAGGCTTCCAGCGGAAGTCGGGCCATGGGCTCCAGTTCTTTTTTAATCGGCACATAATAATCCTGAGCCCAAAGGCAAGGGGTACTGACGAGGTTAAACAAAAAGACCAGTCCAATGCGTTTCATGTTGCTATCCTATTGCGATGAGGGTCGAACCAAACGATATTTTGTGCCACGGCCTTTGCCAATCCGCTCCACGAGTCCTTCCTGGCAAAGACTGGAAAGATCGCGGCTCGCTGTGATGCGTGAGGTTCCAAAAAGCTTGACGCAGTCTTCGACATCGATATGAGGCCTATCCGCCAAAGCCTCCAGAATCAAAAGCTGCCGTGAATTCAGAGACGTCGATGCCGGCGGCGCTTCCACCGGGGCAGCCACAAGCGGAGCCTGGGGCGCGGTGGGCTGAAAATTATGAAACTGCAGCAGCACCCCGGGACGCAGGCAGTAACCCTGGGGTCCATGCTCAATCCAGCCACCGGCCGTACCCAGCTGCGTGCGCACCCTTGAAATCAAGGAATACACCAGCGAATCATGCTTGAGCGGATGATAAGCATAACCCCAGATCGCTTCGACGAGCTGCTGTTTTTGAACCCAGCCCTGACTCAGAAGCCGCAAAAGGTCAAGCGTCTGCGGTGACACAAGGCTATCCACGCGGGCGATATCCCCATGATCCACGACTATCAAAGCGCCCTTCGGCATCAGAATATGCAGCGATTGCTCGACGGCCTGCAGCGGCAGGAGTTTACTCAAAAGCCCGAGATAAGGGGAATCCAGGACGATGCCCAGTTTTTGGATGATGCTGCTCTGCGGCGTGCTCAATCCATCCAGGATGTCTCCCAAAGGATCCTCACCACGCGTAGTTTCCAGACGGCGGCCTTCCGCGCGGGCCAGAATGCGCGCTGCGATATCACTGCCGAGGCGTCGCGTCAGACGGCGGCAAGGCTCCTGATAGCTGGCCGGATCTTCCCGCATTCTGAGCCCAAGAATATGAAGCTGCAGCGCCTCATCGAACTCAGGATCCAATGCGGCCTCGGCCTGGATCAGGGATTCCCGAAAGGCCGCGAGATCCCGCCTGAGCCAGCCGATTTCAGCCGCCTGCAGGTGCCAAAAGATTTCGTGACGCCGATGCCGCTCCGCGTAAATCGAGCGGCCGATATCTTCATGCAGGCGACTGGCCTGATTCAATTCGCCCCTCAGGATGAACTGCCGAATCAGCTCCAGACTCAGGGCATTATCACTGTAGTTATTGGCTACGCGACTTTCATCAAGCAGTTCGCGGATGGTTTGAAGCGCATCGTAAGGCGGATATCCAAATTGAATTTTATACATGAGCAGGGAACGATAGATCGCTTTCTCATAGGCGCCGTGTCCTAAATTTTGCGCCAGACCATAAGCCGTCTCCAGCTCCCGAAGTCCGCGGGCCATGCGTCCACAGCCGATCAAGCCATGCCCCAAAAGTTCGGTGGCCAGCATTCTTCCAAAATAAAAATCGGCAGCGATCGCCGCCTGCCAGGCTTTTTGCGCGGCTATCATCGCCTGAATCTTCCGACCGCACAGCTGGCGAAAAAAACCTATGCCCTGCCACACGTAGAAACGTATGCGCCCCTGGTGCCGATCGGCGGGAAGATGCCGCAGCAAAGATAGGTTTTGAGCGAAAAGCGCGCGGGCTTTGCCATAAAGGGAAAGTCGCGCAAAGCCAATCCCTAAATAGAATCGGCAGGCGACGCGTTCCTCGTCGGGCAGCTGCGCAACGACGCTTTGAAAACGAATATCCGCTTCATCAATGCGGCCTTTGAAACATAAGGCACCGATCACAAAAGGCCAGTGCTCCGTCGCGATGGGCTCCCCAAAAGCCTGATCCACGGTGAGTTTCAAAACTTCATCCGTGCGGCCACTGAAAAAAAGCTGAGGCAGCGCAGCCCGGGATGAATTTCCATGTTCGGACGAACTGTTCATGCAAGGCCCAATCCTGGTTTTAATAGATTAGCATCCCATTTTTCATTCGCAGTGTGCAAGATCTGATCGAAGGGCGCCTGGGCCACAGCGATATCGGAGGCTCCGATGAGCAGTATCATGATCAGACGATGAATCATCTTAAATTCCTTTCCCACGACCATCGTGGACTTCTCCCTTGTAAAGAAGAGAGGAGGCCCCCGCAGCTAAGCCCGTCTTGATTCGCATGATGGGATTTGATGGGCTACCCTGTCCGGCCGCTAAATCGATTTTTTCCACTATATACAATATGTTATGAATTTTCTCTCCCCTTATTAACCGCCATTGTGGACGGGCAAAGCCCATCCTTTAGCCCGTCAAATCCCATCATGAGGCTACAGATGGCCTGAGGTGCAACGCCGCGCGGGACGGCCTATAACCGCCCTTGTCAGGTGCTCTGACCCTCACGACGAAAGAAAAGGATAACAAGCATGAAAAAGAATCAAATCGTAATGACAAGCCTTCTGAGTCTTCCCCTGTTCCTGGTTCTGGCCTGCGGTCAGACTTCTCAGAATGATGATGACGAGGATAAAAAAGGCGGCACCACAGCAGGCAATACTGCCAATACCAGTCCTGTGAATCCTGCACCGGCTCCGGCTCCTGCCCCCGCTCCGGCGCCACGCCCTACACTGTCTCCCGCTCCCGCGCCGGCCCCATTGCCAGCCGAGCCAGCCCCTGCAGGCAACTACGTCATCCGCCATGCGAAAGGTTTGCAGCCCGCGGATATTCAAAGAGCCGTCGATCAATTCCGCCTCGACCTGGGCGGTGGGAATAACGCCGGCGCTGTTGGAACACAGGCGCAGGGTCATCGTGAAATCAACTGGGATGGTGTGCCCGCGGATAAATCCTCACCCAATGCTTTCCCAGGTGATTTCTTCAAAGCTCGCGGCGCACTTTTCACAAGCCCTGGTGGTCAGCTGCAGGTCAGCGCCAAGGCCGCGGAAACTCCTGATGTGCTCTTTGCCAACGTGAATCCGGATCTGGCGCAACTCTTCAAAGCCTTCAGCCCGGAAAAGCTCTTTGCTGCTCCTGGAAGTCGCGTGATTGATGTGACCTTCACTGTTCCAGGCAGCAATGATGCCGCCACCGTCACAGCGTTTGGTTCGGTCTTTACGGATGTGGATGTCGCGGGTCAAACCCGCATGGAATACTTCGATCTTTCGGGCCAAAAGATTCTGACAGTCAATGTTCCGGCCGTGGCGCATGCCAATCAGAGTCAATCCTTCGTGGGCGTGTCGTTCACTGACGGCACTCTGATCACCCGGGTTCGTATCATCATGGGTAACGTCACGCTGAATCATTTCACCAGCGAAATGCAAGGTGAAGACGCTGTCGCCGCCGACGATTTCCTCTACGCAGAACCTCAGCAAGAGCCCCTGCGCCTCTAAGCTAACGAAAAGGGCTGCATCCAGAACGGATGCAGCCCTTTTTTTTTTGCGTGGACAGCCGAAGTCAGAAGACCCGTTTCAAAGCGAAAGCGGGCTGCATCTTCGGAACGGCCAACGTCTTCTGTACCATGGCGAGCTTGGCGACGGCCTCGATCAGATACTGGCTTTTGACCGGTTTTGGAAAAAAGGCCTGATAGCCTTCCTCGAAGCTTCTTTGCATCGCTTCCGGGCTGGAATACGCGGAAATCGCAATGGCCGGCACAAAGCCCTCGGCGCCGGACGCTTGGGCCTTGCGAAATTTCCGAATCAGATCAAACCCGTCTTCTTCAGGCATGGACAGATCGCTCAGGATAAGATGAGGTCGGAAGGCTTCCATCAGATCGAAAGCCTCCGCCACCGACGCCGCCCACTTCACCTGGGCACCTTCATGAATCAGCATTCTCGCCAGGATAAAAGCGGTGTCTCCATCGTCATCGACCACCAGCACGCGAAGTCCTTTGATATTCGGAACCTCACGCCCTTCTTCATCTTTTTCCATCATGGTGACATTGGAATGTTCTGGATAACCTTTGAACTTTGCTGTCTTCCTCATGTTGACATCTCGCTAGGACGAAGTTAACGATGATGGGACCCCCTCCCTATTCGAATACCCCCTGTGAGCGAAGATGGCAAACGATTGACTTACTTTATGTACAAAAAAATACCCCAGTGAACACTTGTTTCTGCAATATTTTCCCTGCTCGCGCGTATTCTTCGGGATGACGAAGGAGTTCCCATGAATCCAAACCTTGTCTTACTGGCGTTGATCGCTGCTGGCATTCTTGCCCTTATTGCATGGCACGTTTATCGTTCCGCAAAGCCTTTTACGCGGCTCTGTCTTTACCTCCGATTTTTTCTCGGCTTCATTTTTGTCAGCAGCGGGTTTGGAAAAATCGCCTACATGGCCGGCAAGAAAGTGTTCAGTTTCATCGGTCCCGTCACGCTCGAAGCCATGCTCGCCCCGCATGGCCTCGCTCTTTTCGGACGCTTTATCGCCTGCTCCCAGATCATCATCGGCCTCTGTCTCCTCTCGTCACGACTGGCGACCTTGGGTGCGATCATGCTCGTTCCCATGCTTTTGAGCATCGGCGTGGTTACGGTCTCGATGGATTTTAAAAATACCCCCTTCATCGTCGCCTTTCTCCTGGTCCTGAACATTCTCCTTCTGATCAAGGATTGGCATAAATTAAAATTTATTTGGGCCGAATCCACGGAGCCTCTGAAACCTCTGCCCCTGACTTTTCGGTGGCGCAAGGCCGACGCTATTTGGTCAGTCGGTGCGCTGCTGATGCTGGCCTCCATCGCCGTTTTCCATGCGGCGCCTGCGTTGGGCAAACCCATCATGGGCTGCGGACTTCTCATCATGCTTCTGAGCGCAGTCGTTTATCTGCGTCCTGTCGCCTCCTCCCTCCACAGTAAAAATCGCAATCCCGGCAGCTGAGCCTGCCGCACTCATTGGAAATTCGGCATAGCCTTTGCTTCTCTTCAAGGCTGTGCGTTCACGCGCATTATTGAACACGTCCAATCAAAGGATTCATCATGCAAAGAGAAACAACGATCAGGGACGTATCAGGCGTCAGAAGCCGCATTTCCTGGGGAGCAGTATTCGCAGGCTTTTTCATTGCTCTTGTGAGCGTCGTGCTCCTGACGAGTCTCGGTTCTGCCATCGGTTTCACGGCCGCGCGATCCAACGGCGTCGGCACCGATCAGATTACGACGGGCGCAGCCATTTACGGAGTGCTCGTCACTCTGTTTTCACTCTTTGTGGGCGGATGGGCCACCAGTCAATGCGTGGCTCGTGAAACGAAGCTCGAAGCGGCCTTTTCTGGAATCGTTCTTTGGGGCGTGACCTTTATCGCACTCATCTTTCTTGCGCTCAATGGCATCAGCCTTGGCCTGGGCACCGTGATGGGCATCAACACACTCATCAGCAATCATCTGATGACCATGGAAATGCGTGGACTCGCCGAGAATCTGGCCCTGACTCCCGAGCAGATGATCGCCTTCCAGGAGATGATGCGAACCACAATCAATCAGGCCAATGTAGCGGCTGCAACCTGGTGGTCCTTCGCGGGACTCATCCTCTCCGTTCTGGCCACCGTGCTCGGCGCGGTCGTGGGCAGCGGCCCTGCCCTTGCCGTGCGGCGTCTGAGTCTGCGTCATCCAGCCAAGAACGCCCACGCCGTCCGTATGTAAAGTCGCCGGCGTCGAGGGCTGGAAAATCTTGCGGATAGAAGCAGGATTTTCTTCTATACTGCGGGCTCTTTTTGACCTTGCATGCAACTGAGGTGACACCATGGATCTTATGCAGGCGATTGAAAGCCGACGCGACACACGACATTTCACGGACGAGGCGGTACCGAAAGCCGTCCTCGACAAGGCCCTCATGGCCGCGCTGCATGGTCCATCCGTGGGACTTTCCCAGCCCTGTCGCTTCCTCGATGTCAGTGATTCTCCAAGGGCAGCTCTCATTGAAAATTTTACCAGTCAAAGAAGCAAAGCGGAAACGGCTCTCGATGAGCCTGACCGTCTTCGTCTTCACCGCTCCCTGAAATTGGAGTCTTTAGCCGAAGCGCCCATACTGCTCGCCACGTTTTGCGCCTATCCCGAGGAAGAGTATACGATCGGCGTCATCGGCAATATGCGCGCTGTGGAATGGAGCTGCGCCTGCGCGATTCAAAATCTTTGGCTATCCCTGACCGCTGATGGCTATGGCGCCGGCTGGGTCACGATCCTTGATTTGAAGGCAATCGCAGCCAGATTGAAAACGCCCGAAAATTGGGAGCCGATGGGCATCCTCTGCATAGGGAAACCCGCTACCGATTATGAAGGCCGCCCCATGCTGGAACATCTGGGCTGGAAAAATAGGGAATTGAACCTGGATGCCTTTTATTCCGTGGCGCATCTTTCGTGATTCACCAGCTGTTGTCTTTGCCTGTGACAGCTCCAGGAACCTGGGCATGAAGGGTCGCGACAAGTCGTGAAGACTTCAATACCTGCGTCGCGCCATGCTTCTTGCAT
Encoded here:
- the bluB gene encoding 5,6-dimethylbenzimidazole synthase; the protein is MDLMQAIESRRDTRHFTDEAVPKAVLDKALMAALHGPSVGLSQPCRFLDVSDSPRAALIENFTSQRSKAETALDEPDRLRLHRSLKLESLAEAPILLATFCAYPEEEYTIGVIGNMRAVEWSCACAIQNLWLSLTADGYGAGWVTILDLKAIAARLKTPENWEPMGILCIGKPATDYEGRPMLEHLGWKNRELNLDAFYSVAHLS
- a CDS encoding FG-GAP-like repeat-containing protein — protein: TITAVGSLPRAGIEIENLGAGAEKLAEGAVSALNAPGFDPGSLSSLTGEVTGSAIQGLTTAGLSAEKIIEGGAIESIISGATSGLKKTETSASDAVQALGSIAGSAVSVLSKVGLTSPELQKDALAAVVKSSMSGAQTLAGNSGETLANTMSAVASQAVLALTTGGFESSQIGSAISTIVQTGVSEISKNGNSSASSATNIASKLIEGALSGAGTLIQSGSLPSDQIADVARAASQGAVAGLQSLQTAGIVTGDAVSVFTTSIVSSVSSGLEKSGTDATIVAQAQTGATTVVESEEVQAQIEASAGTAAAVATPTFSVPAGSYASALSVAITTTTTGASIRYTLDGSTPSSTNGTLYSSALAIGSSKTLKAIAYKTGWSNSDVATGSYTVNIPIFAAASTYATGLNPEGLAAGDLNGDGITDLAVGLYNGKGVSFLLGNGNGTFAAKQDISNSPNSAGTFSSILTASIAVGDINADGKADAVWGAWGDNFLSVLTNTTPTNATTLSFANNQPTGYNPGISGPRGVGITDVDADGLKDIVIGEANGNQLIVFLNQSGTVGSFVKYGTNWLWNPDSTVYTGNAHPWMVAVADFNADGKPDVVGGGGFGGIFSVMLNATTTVGSPSFQTANRINTGTALSCSNNSTVSVSDFNGDGRPDVAASCPTAGTDKIAIFINSTAPNAIAASFTVSSIDAGDSLVAVTSGDVNADGKADLVAVANTSPNALYVFRGNGDGTFAAAETYSIGTSTGPGRVLLVDVNADNRPDVVITNGSTNQVTVFLNQTP
- a CDS encoding response regulator, translated to MRKTAKFKGYPEHSNVTMMEKDEEGREVPNIKGLRVLVVDDDGDTAFILARMLIHEGAQVKWAASVAEAFDLMEAFRPHLILSDLSMPEEDGFDLIRKFRKAQASGAEGFVPAIAISAYSSPEAMQRSFEEGYQAFFPKPVKSQYLIEAVAKLAMVQKTLAVPKMQPAFALKRVF
- a CDS encoding helix-turn-helix domain-containing protein — translated: MNSSSEHGNSSRAALPQLFFSGRTDEVLKLTVDQAFGEPIATEHWPFVIGALCFKGRIDEADIRFQSVVAQLPDEERVACRFYLGIGFARLSLYGKARALFAQNLSLLRHLPADRHQGRIRFYVWQGIGFFRQLCGRKIQAMIAAQKAWQAAIAADFYFGRMLATELLGHGLIGCGRMARGLRELETAYGLAQNLGHGAYEKAIYRSLLMYKIQFGYPPYDALQTIRELLDESRVANNYSDNALSLELIRQFILRGELNQASRLHEDIGRSIYAERHRRHEIFWHLQAAEIGWLRRDLAAFRESLIQAEAALDPEFDEALQLHILGLRMREDPASYQEPCRRLTRRLGSDIAARILARAEGRRLETTRGEDPLGDILDGLSTPQSSIIQKLGIVLDSPYLGLLSKLLPLQAVEQSLHILMPKGALIVVDHGDIARVDSLVSPQTLDLLRLLSQGWVQKQQLVEAIWGYAYHPLKHDSLVYSLISRVRTQLGTAGGWIEHGPQGYCLRPGVLLQFHNFQPTAPQAPLVAAPVEAPPASTSLNSRQLLILEALADRPHIDVEDCVKLFGTSRITASRDLSSLCQEGLVERIGKGRGTKYRLVRPSSQ